In one Pseudomonas purpurea genomic region, the following are encoded:
- a CDS encoding LPS-assembly protein LptD — protein MALKSPAFRKKFPLLVTGSLLALQPLATSYVVAAEQYDCSVSASGAWDCAPKTSAAQLPPRPVHDGSAVTSNNESAAGTSASDDSGPKPVLVTESKGRGLKSRSEDYSHLDWVPRDKLTAAQLAETGPYCSGSYIEPIRPGMNDKTNKSDAPTFIGAKASRYQQEQQVATLAGDVVMRQGSMQVEADEANLYQAENRGELSGNVRIRDNGALIVGDHADVQLDTGEAKVDNAEYVMHKSRIRGNALYAKRAENAIIRLKDGTYTTCEPNSNAWQLKGNNITLNPATGFGTATNVTLRVKDIPVLYTPYIYFPIDDRRQSGFLPPTIGTGTDTGMLLVTPYYFNLAPNYDATLYPRYMSKRGLLMEGEFRYLTKSSEGQFGAAYLNDDDTERSKQSDYEKSRYMLNWQHKGGLDSRLMTEVDYTKISDPYYFQDLESDQIGIKASHEYVNQQGVVTYRGDTYRARINAQAYELATVSNITPYNRLPQITFVGELPQHPGGLDFSYNTEIVRFDRDLLTGSYFDKDGIDQGRLDRNVTGLARANGNRLDLEPTVSLPLNWTYGFVKPSLKYKYTQYDLSLDNLGKVQIDDARAAAARNGTDYIGGNFSGSQNRSVPIASIDSGLYFDRNTSWFGKNYRQTLEPRLYYLYVPETNQEDIPVFDSGESTFNYSSLFRDNRFTGSDRVGDENKLSLGVTNRWIEDNGFERQTISVGQALYFKDREVQLPGIDAKTRADAHSNVSPYAMEYSYRFNRDWRATADYNWDPDSRSPRSGSAMFHYQPEDNPNKIINAGYRYRNDQIRYDESTGKWIVGGGDYGTPGTPGFVKDYYKIQQHDFSVIWPIVPQWNAISRWQYDYSRNRTLDAIGGFEYDNCCWKLRLISRYWIKYDEFSQQAPQNESGDRGIFLQIVLKGLGGVVGQKVESFLDQGIKGYREREDQAF, from the coding sequence ATGGCATTGAAATCCCCCGCGTTTCGTAAAAAATTTCCGTTGCTGGTAACCGGCAGTTTGCTGGCCCTGCAACCTCTAGCCACTTCGTATGTGGTCGCCGCGGAACAGTATGACTGCTCAGTCTCTGCTTCGGGTGCCTGGGACTGCGCGCCGAAAACCAGCGCCGCCCAATTGCCGCCGCGTCCCGTGCATGACGGCAGCGCCGTCACGTCGAACAACGAATCGGCAGCGGGCACCAGTGCCAGCGACGACTCGGGACCCAAACCGGTCCTGGTGACCGAATCCAAAGGTCGTGGCCTGAAGTCCCGCAGCGAAGACTACAGTCACCTCGACTGGGTCCCGCGTGACAAGCTCACCGCGGCGCAATTGGCTGAAACCGGTCCTTATTGCTCTGGTTCCTATATCGAACCCATTCGTCCTGGCATGAATGACAAGACGAATAAAAGTGACGCGCCGACCTTCATCGGTGCCAAGGCGTCGCGCTACCAGCAAGAACAGCAGGTCGCGACCCTGGCCGGTGACGTCGTCATGCGTCAGGGCAGCATGCAGGTCGAGGCCGACGAAGCCAACCTGTATCAGGCCGAGAACCGTGGCGAACTCAGCGGCAACGTGCGGATTCGCGACAACGGTGCCCTGATCGTTGGCGACCACGCCGACGTGCAGCTCGACACCGGTGAAGCCAAGGTCGACAACGCCGAATACGTGATGCACAAGTCACGCATCCGCGGTAACGCGCTGTACGCCAAGCGTGCTGAAAACGCGATCATCCGTCTCAAGGACGGCACGTACACCACGTGCGAACCGAACAGCAACGCCTGGCAGCTCAAGGGTAACAACATCACCCTGAACCCGGCGACCGGCTTCGGCACCGCAACCAACGTGACGCTGCGGGTCAAAGACATTCCGGTGCTCTACACCCCGTACATCTACTTCCCGATCGACGACCGTCGCCAGTCCGGCTTCCTGCCGCCGACCATCGGCACCGGCACCGACACGGGCATGTTGCTCGTCACCCCGTACTACTTCAACCTGGCGCCGAACTACGATGCCACGTTGTACCCGCGCTACATGAGCAAACGCGGCCTGTTGATGGAAGGCGAGTTCCGCTACCTGACCAAGTCCAGCGAAGGTCAGTTCGGCGCGGCGTACCTCAACGACGACGATACCGAACGCAGCAAGCAGAGCGACTACGAAAAATCCCGCTACATGCTCAACTGGCAGCACAAGGGCGGGCTTGATTCGCGCCTGATGACAGAGGTCGACTACACCAAGATCAGCGACCCGTATTACTTCCAGGATCTGGAAAGTGATCAAATCGGGATCAAGGCATCCCACGAATACGTTAACCAGCAGGGCGTCGTTACTTACCGTGGCGATACCTACCGCGCACGCATCAATGCTCAGGCCTATGAACTGGCAACGGTCTCCAACATTACGCCGTACAACCGCCTGCCACAGATCACCTTCGTAGGTGAACTGCCACAACATCCGGGCGGTCTGGATTTTTCGTACAACACGGAAATCGTGCGTTTTGATCGCGACCTGCTAACTGGTAGCTACTTCGACAAGGATGGCATCGATCAAGGTCGTCTGGACAGAAACGTTACCGGCCTGGCACGCGCCAACGGTAACCGCCTGGATCTTGAACCGACCGTCAGTCTGCCTCTGAACTGGACCTACGGCTTCGTGAAGCCGTCGCTCAAGTACAAGTACACCCAATACGACCTCAGCCTCGACAATCTGGGCAAGGTCCAGATTGACGATGCACGCGCAGCCGCAGCACGAAACGGCACCGATTACATCGGCGGCAACTTCAGTGGCTCCCAGAACCGCAGCGTCCCTATTGCCAGCATCGACAGCGGCCTTTACTTCGACCGCAATACTTCATGGTTCGGCAAAAACTACCGGCAGACGCTTGAGCCACGCTTGTACTACCTGTATGTCCCGGAGACCAATCAGGAAGACATCCCGGTATTCGACTCTGGCGAGAGCACGTTCAACTACTCGTCGCTGTTTCGCGACAATCGCTTCACCGGCTCCGACCGCGTAGGGGATGAGAACAAACTGTCCCTGGGCGTGACCAACCGCTGGATCGAGGACAATGGCTTCGAACGTCAAACCATCAGTGTTGGCCAGGCCCTGTACTTCAAGGACCGCGAAGTACAACTGCCAGGTATCGATGCCAAGACTCGCGCCGACGCACATTCCAATGTGTCACCGTATGCAATGGAATACTCCTATCGCTTTAACCGCGACTGGCGCGCCACGGCCGACTACAACTGGGACCCTGACAGCCGCAGCCCTCGTTCGGGCAGCGCGATGTTCCACTACCAGCCTGAAGACAACCCGAACAAAATCATCAACGCCGGCTATCGCTATCGCAACGACCAGATTCGTTACGACGAATCTACCGGTAAGTGGATTGTGGGCGGCGGCGACTATGGCACCCCGGGCACTCCTGGTTTCGTGAAGGACTACTACAAGATCCAGCAGCACGACTTCTCCGTGATCTGGCCGATCGTGCCGCAATGGAACGCCATCAGCCGTTGGCAGTACGACTACAGCCGCAACCGCACGCTCGACGCTATTGGTGGTTTCGAGTACGACAACTGCTGCTGGAAGCTGCGCCTGATCAGCCGTTACTGGATCAAGTATGACGAGTTCAGCCAGCAGGCTCCGCAAAACGAAAGCGGTGACCGCGGCATTTTCCTCCAAATTGTGCTGAAGGGACTTGGTGGCGTTGTTGGCCAGAAAGTAGAGAGTTTCCTCGACCAAGGCATCAAGGGTTATCGTGAACGTGAAGACCAAGCTTTCTGA
- the surA gene encoding peptidylprolyl isomerase SurA, with protein sequence MKTKLSDCLRPLMLGALFLGTVANAAVQSIDKVVAIVDNDVVMQSQLDQRVHEVQQTIAKRGGGTPPPGVLDQQVLERLIVENLQLQIGERSGIRITDEELNQAIGTIAQRNNMTVDQFRAALAHDGLSYDDARDQVRREMIISRVRQRRVAERIQVSEQEVKNFLASDLGKVQLSEELHLANILIPTPESANSEAIQNAARQAMEIYQQLKQGADFAQLAIAKSASDNALEGGDMGWRKAAQLPPPFDRELSAMSVGEITQPARTPGGFIILKVLEKRGGGNQVRDEVHVRHILIKPSEIRSEEETKRLAQKLYERIEAGEDFADLAKSYSEDPGSALNGGDLNWIDPNSLVPEFREVMAKTPQGQLSKPFKSPYGWHVLEVLGRRATDSTTQAREQQAMTVLRNRKYDEELQTWLRQIRDEAYVEIKLPGADQAKQ encoded by the coding sequence GTGAAGACCAAGCTTTCTGATTGTCTGCGCCCGCTGATGCTGGGCGCGTTGTTCCTGGGTACTGTGGCCAATGCCGCAGTACAGTCCATCGACAAAGTGGTGGCCATCGTCGACAACGACGTGGTCATGCAGAGCCAACTGGACCAACGCGTTCATGAAGTTCAGCAAACCATCGCCAAGCGCGGCGGCGGCACTCCGCCGCCTGGCGTACTGGATCAGCAGGTACTTGAGCGTCTGATCGTCGAAAACCTGCAACTGCAGATCGGCGAGCGCTCCGGCATCCGCATTACAGATGAAGAACTGAACCAGGCGATCGGCACCATTGCCCAGCGCAACAACATGACCGTGGATCAGTTCCGCGCCGCCCTGGCACACGACGGCCTGTCTTATGACGACGCACGTGACCAGGTTCGCCGTGAAATGATCATCAGCCGTGTGCGCCAACGCCGTGTAGCCGAGCGCATTCAGGTGTCCGAGCAGGAAGTGAAGAACTTCCTCGCCTCCGACCTTGGCAAAGTTCAGCTCTCTGAAGAACTGCACTTGGCCAACATCCTGATTCCGACGCCGGAAAGCGCCAACTCTGAAGCGATTCAGAATGCCGCTCGCCAGGCAATGGAAATCTATCAGCAGCTCAAGCAAGGTGCAGACTTCGCCCAATTGGCCATTGCCAAATCCGCGAGCGACAACGCACTGGAAGGCGGCGACATGGGCTGGCGTAAAGCCGCTCAACTGCCACCGCCGTTCGATCGTGAGCTGAGCGCCATGTCCGTGGGTGAGATCACTCAGCCGGCACGCACACCTGGTGGCTTCATTATTCTGAAAGTGCTGGAAAAGCGCGGCGGCGGCAATCAGGTACGTGACGAAGTCCACGTTCGCCATATCCTGATCAAACCAAGCGAAATCCGCAGCGAAGAAGAAACCAAGCGTCTGGCACAGAAGCTCTACGAGCGCATTGAAGCGGGCGAAGACTTTGCTGACCTGGCAAAAAGCTACTCGGAAGACCCGGGTTCCGCCCTTAACGGCGGTGACCTGAACTGGATCGACCCGAACTCGCTCGTACCGGAGTTCCGCGAAGTGATGGCCAAGACCCCGCAAGGTCAACTGTCCAAGCCCTTCAAGAGCCCTTACGGCTGGCACGTACTGGAAGTCCTTGGCCGCCGCGCCACCGACAGCACTACCCAGGCCCGTGAACAGCAAGCGATGACCGTACTGCGTAACCGCAAATACGACGAAGAGCTGCAAACCTGGCTGCGTCAGATCCGCGACGAAGCCTACGTAGAGATCAAACTCCCTGGTGCAGACCAGGCAAAGCAGTGA